The DNA segment CTGCTCGGCGAGAGCGCGCTGAACGCCGCTCAACGCGACTGCACGCGCGTCATCCAGGACTCGGCGGCGGCCCTGATGCGTCTCATCGGCGACATCCTGGATCTCTCACGCATCGAGGCCGGACGGCTCGAACTGGAGCGACTCGACTTCGACCCGCGTGAGACCTTCGAGCTGGCCCTGGAGCCGCTGTCCGAGGTGGCCCAGCGCAAGGGTCTGGAGTTCGTGCTCGATCTGGATCCCGAGCTGCCGCCACGGTTGCGCGGCGATCCGGGCCGACTGCGTCAGATCCTGACCAATCTGGTCTCCAATGCCCTCAAGTTCACCGAACGGGGGCGAGTGTCCGTGACCCTGGACTGTCTGGAGCGCACCGAGTCCGGGGTGCGTCTGGCGATCGCGGTACGCGACACCGGCATCGGACTCACGCCCGAGCAGTGCGCGCGGCTGTTCGAGCGCTTCACACAGGCCGAGGTCTCGACCACGCGCCGCTATGGCGGCACCGGACTCGGTCTGGCCATCTGTCGTCAGTTGGTCGAGCTGATGGGCGGAACCATCGGCGTCGAGAGCGAGCCGGGGTGCGGCTCGGTGTTCCGGGTCGAGCTGGCGCTCGAGGCGAGCACGCCGCGACCGGATGACGACGATGGACGTTTCGCCGGTCTCCAGACACTGCTGCTGGTGCGTGATCCGGCACTCACCGCCCGTGTGGAGCCTCTGCTCGCCGCACTCGGGATGCCGTGCGAATGCCGGGAGCATCTGGCCGGGGCACTCGAATCCGCGCTTACGTGCGCGGCGCGTGGACGGGCCTTCGAGGTGCTGATCCTGGAACAGCGCCAGTTGCCGGACCCGACGAGTCCGGCCGGGCGCCTGTTGCGCGAGCTGATCGAGCGCACGCCGGTCACGCTGCGACTGACGACGGACGCACGCGCCGATTCGGCGGACAGGGGCTGGGACTGGCTGCCCTTGGCGCGCATTTCGTCGACGGGGGCTGATCTGCGCGCTCGACTGGGTGCTATCATCAAAGCTCGCCGCGCGATCGGACAGGATGGGGGGGCGGTTCGCCGGTCACCCCTCGGGTTGCGCGTCCTGGTGGCCGAGGACGACCCCGTCAATCAGCATGTGATCGAGGGCATGCTGCGGGTACTCGGCTGTGAGGTGGAACTCCATTCCAACGGCTCGGGTCTCGTGGAGAGCTTCGCGCACCGTCACTGTGATCTCGTCCTGATGGACTGTCAGATGCCCGTCATGGACGGCTATGAGGCCACCCGGCGTGTGCGCGCACTGGAATCGTCGCTCGGGCGCCGCGTGCCGATCATCGCCGTGACCGCCCAGGCCATGGCCGGCGATCGCGAGCGGGTCATCGCCGCCGGCATGGACGATCATCTCTCCAAACCACTCAGGCTCGATGCCCTGGCGGCGATCTTGAGTCGCTGGAAGACACAACGGATCTGAAACTTGAACACTCCCGCATCCCAAACGCCTGGCCCTGGTTCCTCGTCCCTGGCGGATCTGAGTCATGCACTCCATACACAGTTGAATGGCGTCCTCGGCATGAGCGAACTGCTCATGGGGACACGACTCGACGCCGAGCAGCGCGGCTATGTCGAGACCCTGACCCGCGCCGGCCGACGTCTGCAGGATGTGATCCGCGACGTGCTGGATCTCACCCGCATCGAGACCGACCAGATCCGGTTGGCTGACCTCGAGTTTCATCTCGGGGAAGCGATCGATGAGGTGCTCGCGGCCGCCGCCGAGCACGCCGAGGACGCGGGGCTGGAACTCGCCGGCGATCTCGCGCCGGATCTGCCCTGGCGCGTGCGCGGTGATCCGGGGCGCTTCAAGCGGCTCCTGCGCTATCTGATCGAGGATCTGATCGATCTGACGGCCGCGGGTGAGCTGGTGGTGCGCGCGCTCCGGTCGGACGGGTCTGTGTTGCGCCTCGAGGTCCACGCCGGCCAGACGGCCGGATTCCAGCGTCCGGTCGGCTCCGAGGGCACCTGGACCGGGGGTGCCGCCGGTTCGGGTCTGGGCCTGACCGTCGCGCGTGCCTGGGTCGAGCGCATGGGCGGGCGGCTGCTGTGCGAGCCGCCGGCGCTGGATGGGGCGCTCGCCCGGATCGAATTGCCGCTGACGGCGGTCTCTCCCGAGCGTCCGGTCCGGCGGCCCGAGGCGTCCCTGGCCGGACACCGGGCGCTCTTGGTCGCCCCCGAGGGGCCGGTCGCCGCGGTGCTGGAAGCACGGTTGAACGAACTGGGATTGAGCGTGACGCGCTGTAGCGAGGCCGAGACGGCACGCACGACCGCGCGCGCGGCCGCCGAGGTGCCGGCGCCCTTCGCGGTGCTGCTCGTGGATGCGCGGGTCAAGGGGCTGGAGCCGCTGCTCTCGGAGCGCTCGGTCCAGGCCGAACCGGCGCTGGCGACGCTACGACGCCTGTTGCTGGTGCCGAGAAGACCGGGCTGGCGCGACGAGCAGGCCGCCCGGCTCGCGGTCTCGGCCCGACTGACCAAGCCCGTCACCCGCGCCTCCCTGGTCGCCGCCCTGACCGGCAACGGGGTCGAATCCGACCCTGCCGCATCCTGGAGACCCGAAGACGCGCCATCCACGGCGTCCGATCCCGAGGGACTCGGACTCCGGGTGCTGGTCGCCGACGACAACGCCATCAACCAGGATACGGTCGCAGCCATGCTCAGATCGCTCGGCTGTGAGTCGCGCATCGTGTTCGATGGTCAGGCCGTGATCGAGGCGTTGAGCCGCGAGTCCTTCGATCTGGTGCTCATGGACTGCAAGATGCCGCTCATGGACGGCTACGAAGCGGCGCGCCGCATCCGGCTCCAGGAGGGCGAGGCCCGCACCCGGCTGCCCATCATCGCCCTGACCGCCCATGCCATGGAAGGCGACCAGGAACGCTGTCGCGCCGCCGGCATGGACGACTATCTGACCAAGCCGCTGTCGCGGCGCGCCTTGCAGGCGATGCTCGAACGCTGGTCTCCCCGGCGTTCGGCGGGACTCTCGAGCGCGTCCGGGTCCGAGGTCGTGCCTGGGCCGATGCACCACTCGTCGACCGGACTCGACGCCTTCATGGACTGGCCGATCCTGGAGCCTGGGCCGCTTGCGACCGTGCGCGCGCTCGATGCCGAGGCGGGCCGGGCCTTGGCGGCGCGCTTGATCAGCGGTTTCCGCGAGGCCGAACCCGGACTGAGTGCCGCGATCCGCTCGGACCTGGAGACGGGGCGATCCGTCTCTCTGGCCGAGGCCGCGCGCGCCCTGGGGGCGAGTGCCGCGACGCTCGGTCTGGCGCGTCTGGCCAGACTGTGCGAGCGCCTGGAACACCTGTCCGAGTCGGCGCTGACGCCGCAGATGCGCGACGAGGCCATTACGACGCTCGAGGCGATCCTGACCCAGAGTCGCGAGGCCCTCGCCGCACTCGACGACGCCGATTCGACGCCGTCGGCCCCGACGGCCGAACCACTCGACGCCTCGCTCCAGCGCGGGACGAGCGGCACGCCGGACCAGGAGCGGATCGAGTCGTCCGAGTCTCCCTTGATCCTGATGGTCGACACGGATCCTGAACTCGAATCCAGGGTGCGCGAGATGCTGGAGCAGCGTGGACTGCGGTTCGTCGTCGCCCATGACGAACGCGGCGCCCTGGAGTCGGTCGCGCGCCGACGCCCGGACCTGATCCTGCTCGATCTCATGGCGCCCGGGCTGGATGGTCACGGGATCTGCCGGCGGCTGCGTCACTGTCCCGGCCTGGAACTGGCCCCCATCCTGGCCGTGATCGAGGGCGAGGATCTGGCGGCCATCGAGCACGCCTACGAGGCCGGCGCCACCGACTTCCAGGTCAAGCCGCTCGACCGGCCCCTGCTGCTGCACCGCATCCGCTATCTGCTGCGCGGGCGCGACACCCTGGCCGCCCTGCACCGCAGTGAGGCCAGCCAGAGCGCCCTGATCGCGGCCATCCCCGACGCGCTGCTGCGGCTCGACAGTCAGGGCCGGGTGTTGCAGTTCAAATCGGGCTGGCTGCCGGGGGCGGTGCGTGCGCGACCCGAGTCGTGCGCCTCGACCCTCTCCGACGTGCTGCCCGAGTCGGCCTGCGCCCTCATTCGGCGCGAACTCGCCGCGACCCTGGTCGAGCATGGCGTGCGCGAACTGGAGATCGAAGTGACCGACGAGCGTGGCGAGGCGCGCGTCTTCGAGGCGCGTCTCATCGCCATCGACGCCGATCAGATCATCCTGCTGCTGCGCGACATGACCGAGCGTCAGCGTCGCCAGCGCGTCATCCGGCAACTGGCCTATCAGGACAGCCTCACCGGACTGGCCAATCGCCACCGCTTCAACCTGGATCTGGCACATGCTCTGACCCGCGCCCGCCGGCGCGACGATCGGCTGGCGTTGCTGTGCCTGGATCTGGATCGCTTCAAGCGCGTCAACGACTCGCTCGGGCACGGCATCGGCGACGAGCTGCTGCGTATGGCCGCGCAGCGCCTGCAGGACGCCGTCGACGAGGTCGGCGCCGCGCTCAAGCCCCAGGGCATCGGCTTCGCCGGCACCATCGCCCGGCTCGGCGGCGACGAGCTGACCCTGATCCTCAAGGGGCGCGATGCCGAGCGCGTCGCCATGCGGGTCGCCGACGCCATCCTGAACAAGTTCCGTCAGCCCTTCCGGCTCGCCGGCCATTCGCTCGTCTGCACGGCTTCCATCGGCATCGCCCTGAGTCCCGACGATGGGGAGACGCCCGAGACCCTGCTCAAGCACGCCGACACCGCGCTCTATGCCGCCAAGCTCAAGGGGCGCGACACCTATCGTTTCTTCACCGCCTCCATGGGCCGGCGGGCCAGGCAGAGGCTGGAGACCGAGGCACGTCTGCGCCGCGCGCTCGAACGGGATGAATTCAGGCTCCATTATCAACCCATCCTCGACAGCCGCACGCGCGCGCCCATCGCGCTGGAGGCGTTGTTGCGTTGGGATGAGCGCGAGCAGGGGCTGTCGGATCCCGAGCGCTTCCTCGCGGTCGCCAACGAGTCGGGGCTGATCCTGCCCATCGGCGCCTGGGTGATCTCGGAGGTCGGGCGTCAGCTCGCCCACTGGTCGAACCGGGGGCCTGTCCTGCCGCTCTCGATCAACCTCTCGGATACCCAGTTCAGCGATCGCGGTCTGATCGAGCGACTGTTCCGGCTCGCGCGCGCCTGTCCGCCCGGAACCATCGAGCTGGATGTCACCGAGAGTCTGCTTTTGGCGCGCGACTCACGTCTGCTCGACACCCTGGCCCGTTTGCGCGAACAGGGGATGCGGGTGGCCATCGACGACTTCGGGACCGGCTATTCCTCGCTCGCCGTGCTCAAGCATCTGCCGATCGACACGCTCAAGATCGACCGGGCCTTCATTCGCGAGATCGGACGCGAACCCAACACCGAACTCCTGATCCGCACCATCATCGGTCTGGGACACGGACTCGGTCTGCGGCTGATCGCCGAAGGGGTGGAGACCGAGGAGCAATTCGCCTTCCTAGCGCGTGAGGGATGCGACGCGGTGCAGGGGTTCCTATTCAATCACCCCATTCCGGCGGACGAGTTCGTGCCGGATGGATTCGTGCCCATCACGATGAGCCGGACGCTTGGCCTGGAGAGTCCTTAGACAGGCCGGCCGCGACCACCAGATCGCCCCAGACGTTGATGGCCGTGATCGGATAGTCGAAGAAACGGTCGACGACCAGATAGAGCGCCAGATAGGTCTGGGGCAGTCCCAGCAGATCCAGCATGAAGGCCATCATGGCGATGCCGCCGCCGGGGATTCCGGCGGTGCCGGCGGAGGAGGCCATGGTCAGCAGGACGATGAACAGGGCTTGCCACAGCGTGAGATCCACCCCGGCCAACTGCGACATGAAGATCAGCAGGATCGACTGGTAGAGCGCCGAGCCGTCCATGTTGAGCGTGGCCCCGAGCGGCAGGGTCAGGCTGGTGATGCGCTCGGGCACGCCGAAGCGTTCCAGTGCTCGTTTCGAGACCGGATAGGTCGCCGAGCTGGAGGCGGTCGAGAGCGCCGTCAGCAGCGGCTCGCGGCAGGCGAGCGCCAGACGCCAGGGTGCGCGCCCGGTGAGCAGGTGATAGAGCAGGGGCAGGACGACCAGCGCATGGAGTCCGGCCGCCAGGGCCACCGCCCAGACGAAGGCGTGCAGGCGCAGGATCTCGGCCCAATCCATCGCGGCGAGGCTGGTATAGACCAGGGCGGCGATGCCGATCGGGGCCAGGGTCAGGATGCCGGCGAGCAGCTGCATCAGGAGCGCGTCGAGCGCCCGTGCGCCGCCGAGCAGGGTGTCGCGCTGATCGGCCTGCAACCGGCGCGAGGCGAGCGCCGCCAGCACCGCCACGACGACGATGTGCAGGATGTTGCCCTCGGCCAGCGAGGCGAAGAGGTTGGTCGGGATCAGGTTGGCGATCAAGCGCTCCAGACTGAAGGCCGCGCCGTCCGGCGCCACCGACTCCAGGTCGAGCAGACCGACCGGGACGTTCTGCGAGAAGGTCAGCCCGATCCCGGTGCCGAGCGTGGCGGCGATGCCGGAGGTGATCAGGTAATAAAGCAGGGCGCGTCCGCCGATATGCCGCAGATCCCGCCCGCCGGCGAGCGAGGCATAGATGGAGACCAGGATCAGCGGCAGGATCAGGAGCTTGAGCAGCGACAGGAAGATCTGCCCGATCCAAGCGACGGTGGGCGCGCCCTGGGGGAACAGGAGCGCCAGCAGGATACCGAGGATCAGACCGCTGGGGATGGAGTAGAGCCGGCGCATGGATCGCGGTTGCCTTGTCTCGGTCATGAAGCCGATGTCCAGCCGAGCCGCTGGAGATTCCGCTCGACCTGTTCCTGATCGCTGTAGGGTGTCTTGTGTCCGTCGCGGTCGATATAGCGCTCGTGGCCCTTGCCGGCGATGAGCGCAACCCAGGGTTCGGCGTCCGGACGGGCGGCGAGCTGGTCGAAGAGCCGGGCGATGGCCTCGGCGCGGTCGACGACGACGCTGTAGTCCTGGCCTTCGGGGAATCCGGTCAGGATGTCGTCGATGATGCGCTCCGGCGGCTCATGGCGCGGGTTGTCCGAAGTGACGATGATCGCATCCGAATGGCGGGCCACGGCCGCGCCCATCAGCGGACGCTTGGAGCGGTCGCGATCGCCGCCGCAGCCGAAGAGCGTGACCACGCGCGCGTCGGGGAAGCCGTCGCGGATGGCGCTGAGGATGGTGTCGAGTGCATCCGGGGTGTGGGCGAAGTCGATGACGATGGTGCGCTTGCCGTGAACGCGGCAGTCGAAGCGTCCGTCGACCGGCTGGAGATGGCGCCAGTGTTCGCGTGATGCGTCATCCGGCATGGCGCCGAGCACGCGCTCGGCCAGAGCGACCGCCAGCGCATAGTTGGCGCGATTGTGCGCGAGGGCGAGGAAGGGCTTGGCCGCGATCGCCTCGGGCGGGAGCCGGGTCGGCTCCAGCACCTCGACCGGAACCGGCGTCCGACCGCGCGCAGCGAGCCGGTCGGCCACGGCGCGGCTGGTGCAGTAGAGCCGTCCGCCGGGCCGGATCAGATCGAGCAGACGCGCCTTGGCCGCGAAATAGCCGGCCTCGTCGCGGTGATAGTCGAGATGATCCTGGGTGAAATTGGTCCAGCCGGCGTCCTGGAAGGGGATGCCCGCGACCCGCCCCTGATCGAGCGCATGGCTGCTGGCCTCCATCACCACCACGTCGGCGTGATCCCGGTTGACGTGCAACAGGCGACGCAGTTCGATCAGCGGCGGCGAGGTGAAACCGGTCTCGACCTGGCGCACGCCGTCGAGAAAGACGCCGAGCGTGCCGATCGACAGCACGCGCCGGCCGTGTGCGGCGAGGATCGCTTCCAGATACTTCACGGTCGTCGTCTTGCCGTTGGTGCCCGTGACGCCGATGAAGCGCAGCGCGCCGGGCGCGAGCGGATAGACGACATCGCAGAAGCGGCGCACGACCTCGGCCCAGTCGTCCGGGCGGGTGACATGGAGCGCAACTCCGGGCATCCGGTCGAAACAGTCGAGCGGACGGTTGGTGACGAGTGCCGCGAAACGTCGCCCGGCGAAATAGCGGCGATGGATCTCGCTGTCCGTCAGACCATCGTCGAAGCGCTGGAAGAAGAGGATGGAGCCTTCGTCACAGGCATCGGCGCGCCACTGGATGTTGGTCGGGCGCGGCGCCTCGGGCGCGGGGCGGCTCCAGGCGAAGTCGGTGGTGGCGAGCAGATGGGCGAGGGCGTCGGTGAGCATGTCGGGGCCGCTGTTCGGGTCGTCACGGAGAGTGGCGAATTTTGGTGCAAGTCGCCTTATACTGGGAGCGCGGCCCGTCCGTCCATCCTCAACCTTCGTGAACTCGAATCCGGGAGTCCATCATGCATCGCATCACCGTCACCGCCGTGGCCCTGTCCGCGTTCCTGCCGACCCTGGTCCTGGCTCAAGCCTGGACGCCCTATGACCCCTATGCGCCGGGTGCAGTTGAACCTGTGCCCTATGCCGGTCATCCGGGGGCCTATGGTCCGCCCGTTCCGCCTGCGCCCTGGTCGACGCCTGCGGAGGCCGGCGCCAACTGGCCGGCGGCTCCTTATGCGGCTCCAGGGATGCCGGCGCCGCCGGCCGGATTCGAATCGGCGCCCTGGTCGTCCCCGGAGGCTTCCGGACGGATGGAGCGCCGCGAGCGTCCGGCCTGGCCGCGTCTGAGCCTCTCGCGTCGCGCCACCGATGACGCCTATCTGATCGAGATCCGGCTCCAGAACATCCGGCCGGATCAGGTCGAGATCCGCCCGGCCGGTCGCAGTCTGGTCATCACGCACAGTGCCACGGTCCGCTTCACCCAGAGCGAACCCTTGCCGGGTGGTGACGGCTATCAGAGCCGTTACAGCCTCTCGCGCGACACCAGCAGTCGGCGTGTGGGTCTGCCGCCGGATGCGGATCTGGCAGGCATGACGCGCGAGATCGAGGACGGACGCATCCTGATCCGTGTGCCCAGGGTCGCCAATGACGCCTGGCTTGGCGGGCGCTGGTGAGTTCGGGCATGCGCTTCGAGACCCCTCAGGACGTCGAAGACGCCTACTATGACGCGCTCGAAGCCGGCGATGCCGAGGCCATGGCCTCGGTCTGGGCCGACTCGGACGCGATCTTCTGTCTGCTGCCGATGACGCCTCTGGCCGTCGGCGAGCAGGTCGGGCGTCTTTGGCGCATCCTCTTCGAGTCGGGGCGGGGCTTCGATCTCCAGGTCAGGCATCTGCTCTGGATCGAGGAAGGCGATCTGGCGGTGCATCTGGTCGAGGAGCGGCCGCAGATCCGGGCCGATCAGTTCCGGCCGGGTGCGCCGCCGCCCTCGCCGCTCTATGCCACCCACGTCTTCCGGCGCGCGGCGGATGGCTGGCGGTTGCTGGTGCATCAAAGCTCGCCGACTCCGCCGCCGGCGCCCAGCGCGCCCTCGGCTGGGCGGACGGCGCTGGCCTGATCGGGCAGGGAATGCGCGTCCGGCTCCTGATGCTCGGCTGCCGGCTCAACGAGGCGGAGCTGGAATCCTGGGCGCGTGACTTCCAGGCGCATGGATTCACGATCGTCGAGGACGAGACGGCTCCGGCCGAGCTGATCGTGGTCAATACCTGCGCCGTCACGGGCGAGGCGGTGCGCAAGTCGCGCCAGATTCTGCGGCGTGCCCGGAAGCGTCATCCGGGCGCGCGCCTGATCGTCAGCGGCTGTCTGGTCTCGCTCGACGGGGTCGCGACCAGTTCCGGTGCGGCTCAGACGTTTCCTCTATCCTCGCTGCTTCCGGCATCCACGCCGCCCGCGTCGTCAGCGGAACTGTCCGAGGGACTCATCGTCGTCAACCGCGACAAGGATCGGCTGGTCGAACTCGTGCTTGCGGCACTCGGTCTCGATGCGGGCCTTCCACGTCCATCGGCAACCAATGCGGCGGATCCGGCCGCACCGCTCTTTGGTGGTGCTGACCGGCGTGCATCTCGGCGGCTATGGCAGCGATCTCGGGACGGATCTGACGCACCTGATCGAGCGCCTGTTGAACGAGACGGCGATTCCGCGCCTGCGTCTCGGCTCGCTGGAACCCTGGGACCTGCCCGAGCGCTTCTGGTCGCTGTTCGCCGACCGGCGGCTGATGCCGCATCTGCATCTGCCGCTCCAGAGCGGTTCGGACCGGGTGCTCAGACGTATGGCACGCCGCTGCAAGCGCGATGAATACATCCGGCTGGTCGAGGGGGCGCGGGCGGCGATCCCGGATCTCAATCTCACCACCGACATCATTGTCGGCTTCCCCGGCGAGGACGACGACGACTGGCGTCAGACATTTGAACTGGCCGAGTCGCTGCGTTTCGGGCACATCCATGTCTTCGGCTATTCGCCGCATCCGGGTACGCCGGCGGCCGGCTTTGCGAATCCGGTGGACGCACGCACGCGCCGGAGACGTGTCGGTGAGCTGGAGTCGCTGGCGCACCGCTCGCGGCTCCAGATCCTGCGCGATCAGATCGGCAAGACGGTGATGCTGCTGCATGAGCGTCTGCCCGATGCATTCGAGGGACGGCCAAGATCGGGCTACACGCCCAATTATCTGCCGGTGCATGTGCGTTCAGCGACGCCGATCGGGGAGGGGAGCAAAAAACAGTTTGATACAGGTGCGGATCACGGGACTCGACGAGGCGGTCGGTCTGCTGATCGCCGAGCCGACCGGCGTCGAGCCGATGGCGCCCGAGTGCATCGAGCCGGCTCAGGCGTAGACATCGATGCCGGATTGACTCGTACTCTCCGCGCCCGGTCGCGAAGGCGGCGTCGGCGGCGAAGGTTCCGGCGGCGGCCGGCGGTTCTCGATGTTGCCTCCGGGCGGCGGGGTGGGCGCGGCCGGCTGGCTGGGTTTCATCGGTTGGATGTGGACTGAGCCGATTTCCATGAGGCACCTCTCAGTACGGTGGGTTTGGTGGATTCTCTGTTTAAAGCATAAGTGTTTTCGAGAAGGTTTGGCGTGCATCTTGACGCATGGACGGCACCGCGTTCGGCGCATGAAGTGCTTGGGTCGTCGCGAGTCATGCGCTATGATTGCCGTCCCGCATCGCTGGGGCACTCGTCGAGCGCTCCATCCTTCGGAGAGGTGGCTGAGCGGTCGAAAGCGGCGGTCTTGAAAACCGTTGACTCGAAAGGGTCCGGGGGTTCGAATCCCTCCCTCTCCGCCAACCAAATCAGGCACTTGCAAGAGCATCGCCCCGCCAAGCCTGATCCGAAATCCCCGATTTGAGCGCGATCTGATTCCACTGCTAAAACAGCACTATGCCTGACACAGCGGGTCGGTTAGTCTGATCTTCCGGCGTCATTGCACGTCTCGCCTCATAAAGCGTTCCATCATGGCGGTCGTCTGACAAGCTGCAAACGGCCGAACGTCAATCGTAGCGCTCGTCCTTCCAGCGTCTGAGGGCGGTGAAGACCTCGGCGCTCGTGGCCAGCCTGTGCCCGGCCTGACGCTCGGCGGCGGCGATGACGTTCGGTTCGCGGGTGCGCAGAAAGGGATTGGTGGCGCGCTCCAGATCCAGACGTGAGGGCACGGTCGGCTGTCCGCTGGAGCGCAGCAGTTGGGCCTGACGCATGCGCTCGGCCAGTGCCGGACTGTCCGGTTCGACCCATTCGGCGAAACCGAGATTGGTCTGAGTGTATTCGTGCGCGCAATAGCAGAGCGTGTCGGCGGGCAGGGCGGCGATCCGTTCCAGTGAATGGGCGAGCTGCTCGAAGGTGCCGTCGAAGACCCGTCCGCAGCCGGCCGCGAACAGCGTGTCGCCGCAGAAGAGCCGGCCGGCGCCCAGATAGGCGATATGGCTTGAGGTGTGGCCGGGAACCTCCAGCACCTGGAAGGGCGTCGTCAACCCAGCCGGAACGAAGGTCTCGCCCTCGCGCCGACGGTGGGTGAGGGCGCGGATGCGATCGTCGTCCGGGCCATCGATCTCCAGCCCAGGAAAGGCCGCGAGCAACTCATCCAGCCCGCCGGTGTGGTCATAGTGATGATGCGTGATCAGCACCGAGGTCAGAGTCAGCCGCTCGGCGCTCAACCGCTCCAGCACGGGTTCTGCATCACCCGGATCGACCACGACCGCATGGCCGGTCCCTTCGGTCAGGAGCCAGATGTAGTTGTCCTCGAAGGCCGGGATCGGTTGGACGTCGAGCATGGTGTCAGCCCCCGTGTTCGTGCCGTGCGAGTTCGGCCTGGAGACGGGTGATGATGCCCGGCGCATCCAGTCCCACATCGGCGAGCTGTTCGTGGTGCTCGGCATGATCGACATAGCGGTCGGGCAGGCCCAGATGCAGACAGCGCTTGACCACGCCCCGCTCCGACAGCAGCTCGGCCACCCCGCTGCCGGCGCCGCCGGCGATCGCGTTCTCCTCCAGCGTGACCAGGATCTCGTGACGCGCGGCCAGATCCAGGATCAGCGCCTCATCGAGCGGCTTGACGAAGCGCATGTCGGCGACCGTGGCATCGACGACCTCGGCAGCTTCCAGCGCCGCCTTGACCAGCGGGCCGAAGGCGAGCAGGGCGATCCGCGACCCTTCGCGCACGATCTCGCCCCGGCCGATCGGCAGCGCGGGGGCGTTCGGATCGATGGCCACACCCGGACCGCCGCCGCGCGGATAGCGCACCAGCGCCGGTCCCTCGTACTCGTAGGCCGTCCTGAGCATCCGCCGGCATTCGTTCTCGTTCGACGGGGCCATGATGACCAGGTTCGGGATCGGACGGCAGAAGCTCAGATCGAAGCTGCCGGCATGGGTCGCGCCGTCCGGCCCGACCAGTCCGCCGCGATCGACGGCGAAGGTCACATCCAGGTTCTGGAGCGCCACGTCATGGATGAGCTGATCATAGGCGCGTTGCAGGAAGCTCGAATAGATGGCCACCACCGGCTTCAGCCCTTCGCAAGCCATCCCGGCGGCCAGCGTCACCGCGTGCTGCTCGGCGATACCGACGTCGAAATAGCGC comes from the Allochromatium tepidum genome and includes:
- a CDS encoding ATP-binding protein, with protein sequence MDRFGHLSMRGKVIAVVMLVSTLVLLVLALLVVIADIRERRGALVERVTALTRVASISTSAALAFQDGPGAEEILGALGGERDVVGIRIRDRAGVLFARYRSPDPRHRALLERIETDERRALETDGERRPPGSEPRTRFRPGYLDVRLDVRVNGKPLGHMDLQYDTADLTQRIWLQVRLALAVFMGGLGLAFLLASRLHRLISQPIAEVASAMERITRDEDYRVRLGARGSDELAKLTRAFDAMLERIEQRDADLREARDAAERANQAKSHFLANMSHEIRTPMNGIIGMAELLGESALNAAQRDCTRVIQDSAAALMRLIGDILDLSRIEAGRLELERLDFDPRETFELALEPLSEVAQRKGLEFVLDLDPELPPRLRGDPGRLRQILTNLVSNALKFTERGRVSVTLDCLERTESGVRLAIAVRDTGIGLTPEQCARLFERFTQAEVSTTRRYGGTGLGLAICRQLVELMGGTIGVESEPGCGSVFRVELALEASTPRPDDDDGRFAGLQTLLLVRDPALTARVEPLLAALGMPCECREHLAGALESALTCAARGRAFEVLILEQRQLPDPTSPAGRLLRELIERTPVTLRLTTDARADSADRGWDWLPLARISSTGADLRARLGAIIKARRAIGQDGGAVRRSPLGLRVLVAEDDPVNQHVIEGMLRVLGCEVELHSNGSGLVESFAHRHCDLVLMDCQMPVMDGYEATRRVRALESSLGRRVPIIAVTAQAMAGDRERVIAAGMDDHLSKPLRLDALAAILSRWKTQRI
- a CDS encoding dicarboxylate/amino acid:cation symporter gives rise to the protein MTETRQPRSMRRLYSIPSGLILGILLALLFPQGAPTVAWIGQIFLSLLKLLILPLILVSIYASLAGGRDLRHIGGRALLYYLITSGIAATLGTGIGLTFSQNVPVGLLDLESVAPDGAAFSLERLIANLIPTNLFASLAEGNILHIVVVAVLAALASRRLQADQRDTLLGGARALDALLMQLLAGILTLAPIGIAALVYTSLAAMDWAEILRLHAFVWAVALAAGLHALVVLPLLYHLLTGRAPWRLALACREPLLTALSTASSSATYPVSKRALERFGVPERITSLTLPLGATLNMDGSALYQSILLIFMSQLAGVDLTLWQALFIVLLTMASSAGTAGIPGGGIAMMAFMLDLLGLPQTYLALYLVVDRFFDYPITAINVWGDLVVAAGLSKDSPGQASGSS
- a CDS encoding EAL domain-containing protein, coding for MNTPASQTPGPGSSSLADLSHALHTQLNGVLGMSELLMGTRLDAEQRGYVETLTRAGRRLQDVIRDVLDLTRIETDQIRLADLEFHLGEAIDEVLAAAAEHAEDAGLELAGDLAPDLPWRVRGDPGRFKRLLRYLIEDLIDLTAAGELVVRALRSDGSVLRLEVHAGQTAGFQRPVGSEGTWTGGAAGSGLGLTVARAWVERMGGRLLCEPPALDGALARIELPLTAVSPERPVRRPEASLAGHRALLVAPEGPVAAVLEARLNELGLSVTRCSEAETARTTARAAAEVPAPFAVLLVDARVKGLEPLLSERSVQAEPALATLRRLLLVPRRPGWRDEQAARLAVSARLTKPVTRASLVAALTGNGVESDPAASWRPEDAPSTASDPEGLGLRVLVADDNAINQDTVAAMLRSLGCESRIVFDGQAVIEALSRESFDLVLMDCKMPLMDGYEAARRIRLQEGEARTRLPIIALTAHAMEGDQERCRAAGMDDYLTKPLSRRALQAMLERWSPRRSAGLSSASGSEVVPGPMHHSSTGLDAFMDWPILEPGPLATVRALDAEAGRALAARLISGFREAEPGLSAAIRSDLETGRSVSLAEAARALGASAATLGLARLARLCERLEHLSESALTPQMRDEAITTLEAILTQSREALAALDDADSTPSAPTAEPLDASLQRGTSGTPDQERIESSESPLILMVDTDPELESRVREMLEQRGLRFVVAHDERGALESVARRRPDLILLDLMAPGLDGHGICRRLRHCPGLELAPILAVIEGEDLAAIEHAYEAGATDFQVKPLDRPLLLHRIRYLLRGRDTLAALHRSEASQSALIAAIPDALLRLDSQGRVLQFKSGWLPGAVRARPESCASTLSDVLPESACALIRRELAATLVEHGVRELEIEVTDERGEARVFEARLIAIDADQIILLLRDMTERQRRQRVIRQLAYQDSLTGLANRHRFNLDLAHALTRARRRDDRLALLCLDLDRFKRVNDSLGHGIGDELLRMAAQRLQDAVDEVGAALKPQGIGFAGTIARLGGDELTLILKGRDAERVAMRVADAILNKFRQPFRLAGHSLVCTASIGIALSPDDGETPETLLKHADTALYAAKLKGRDTYRFFTASMGRRARQRLETEARLRRALERDEFRLHYQPILDSRTRAPIALEALLRWDEREQGLSDPERFLAVANESGLILPIGAWVISEVGRQLAHWSNRGPVLPLSINLSDTQFSDRGLIERLFRLARACPPGTIELDVTESLLLARDSRLLDTLARLREQGMRVAIDDFGTGYSSLAVLKHLPIDTLKIDRAFIREIGREPNTELLIRTIIGLGHGLGLRLIAEGVETEEQFAFLAREGCDAVQGFLFNHPIPADEFVPDGFVPITMSRTLGLESP